Proteins encoded in a region of the Prochlorococcus marinus CUG1416 genome:
- a CDS encoding adenosylcobinamide-GDP ribazoletransferase produces the protein MESNFYLIKKYLIRNFAGSWIFYTTFPKIPLINPEFKNIAQFAPTLGFFIGTIQSYIFIFLRSNSWSIYASTLICLASGYLITGGLHLDGLMDTFDGIFAGKKKRLKAMKDSKVGSFGVQSLVFITLIQIACILKIQNQIIIVLPICLFWGRFSNLFFIEKFKYISYKNKSISHKKSWNGLKKESLISIIFLLIFIAYQLVSVTSQAILIKFLFLILIGIFLSFSIPNMLGNKIGGFNGDACGASVVLVESAMLFMYAILL, from the coding sequence ATTGAATCTAATTTTTATCTCATCAAAAAATATTTAATAAGAAATTTTGCAGGATCTTGGATTTTCTATACAACATTTCCAAAGATACCTTTAATTAATCCCGAATTTAAAAATATTGCACAATTTGCGCCGACTTTAGGATTTTTTATTGGAACAATACAGAGTTATATTTTTATTTTTTTAAGATCAAATTCTTGGTCCATTTATGCATCTACATTAATTTGTTTAGCCTCTGGATATTTGATCACTGGTGGTCTACATCTTGATGGTTTAATGGATACTTTCGATGGTATTTTTGCGGGCAAAAAGAAACGTTTAAAAGCTATGAAAGACAGTAAAGTTGGATCCTTTGGTGTTCAATCTTTAGTTTTTATAACTTTAATTCAGATTGCCTGCATACTCAAAATCCAAAACCAAATAATTATTGTTTTGCCAATATGTTTATTTTGGGGAAGATTTTCAAATTTATTTTTTATAGAAAAGTTTAAATATATTAGTTATAAGAATAAATCTATTAGTCATAAAAAGTCTTGGAATGGATTGAAAAAAGAATCTTTGATTTCCATTATTTTTCTTTTAATTTTTATTGCATACCAATTAGTTTCAGTTACATCCCAGGCAATATTAATTAAATTTTTATTTCTTATTTTGATTGGTATTTTTTTAAGTTTTTCTATTCCAAATATGCTAGGAAATAAAATTGGAGGTTTCAACGGAGATGCTTGCGGTGCAAGTGTCGTACTTGTCGAATCTGCGATGTTATTCATGTATGCAATTCTTTTATAG
- a CDS encoding photosystem II reaction center protein K, producing the protein MLILFNTFAELPEAYKAFAPTVDVLPLIPLFFFLLVFVWQAAVGFK; encoded by the coding sequence GTGCTCATTCTATTTAATACATTCGCTGAATTGCCTGAGGCTTACAAGGCTTTTGCTCCAACTGTTGACGTTCTTCCACTAATACCTTTATTTTTCTTTCTATTGGTATTTGTTTGGCAAGCTGCAGTTGGATTTAAATAA
- a CDS encoding alpha/beta hydrolase — translation MKYDIDHEFVSISSQTATHRIILIHGWGADADDLLTLGKEIKEKSNLDFEVISLRAPGLHPNGQGRQWYGLYPHDWKGAEVEVNKLLGTLKRFDTTQIPLRKTILLGFSQGAAMAIDAGFKLNLGLIVACSGYPHPTWVPGEKCPPFIISHGLFDEVVPIDASRIIYERVKSKSSEFCELLEFNGFHQIDSNLIDFISSKMSNIF, via the coding sequence ATGAAATACGATATCGATCATGAATTTGTCTCGATTAGCTCTCAAACTGCAACTCATAGAATTATTTTGATACATGGTTGGGGAGCCGATGCAGATGACCTCTTAACACTTGGAAAGGAGATTAAAGAAAAATCAAATCTTGATTTTGAGGTAATTTCTTTGAGAGCTCCTGGATTACATCCAAATGGACAGGGAAGGCAGTGGTATGGATTATACCCACATGATTGGAAGGGAGCTGAGGTTGAAGTCAATAAACTTTTAGGTACATTAAAAAGATTTGATACTACGCAGATTCCACTTAGAAAAACCATTTTGTTGGGTTTCTCTCAAGGGGCAGCTATGGCAATTGATGCAGGATTTAAATTAAATTTAGGATTAATTGTTGCTTGTAGTGGTTATCCTCACCCAACCTGGGTTCCAGGAGAAAAATGCCCACCATTTATTATTAGTCATGGCTTATTTGATGAGGTTGTTCCTATAGATGCTTCTAGAATTATTTATGAAAGGGTAAAAAGTAAGTCTTCTGAATTTTGTGAATTATTAGAATTTAATGGATTCCATCAAATTGATTCAAATTTGATTGATTTTATCAGTTCAAAGATGAGCAATATTTTTTAA
- a CDS encoding 4-hydroxy-3-methylbut-2-enyl diphosphate reductase, whose protein sequence is MDTQAFRRSLHHSDRYNRRGFDSPTKRAQALEEAYQSDLISSIRDNGFTYNKGRLNIKLAQAFGFCWGVERAVAMAYETRRHYPNENIWITNEIIHNPSVNDHLRKMNVKFIAAKNGIKDFSLVSNGDVVILPAFGATVQEMKLLHEKGCHIIDTTCPWVSKVWHTVEKHKKHVFTSIIHGKFKHEETLATSSFAGKYLVVLDLEEANYVSEYILGRGNRNEFMNKFAKACSNGFDPDKDLDRVGVANQTTMLKSETEEIGKVFERTMLQKFGPETLNSHFLAFNTICDATEERQDAMFSLVDEDLDILVVIGGFNSSNTTHLQEIAITKNISSFHIDTPERISVAENSIFHKPLRSDLELKKNFLPSGNINVGITSGASTPDKVVADVIEKLIDIAS, encoded by the coding sequence ATGGATACTCAAGCCTTTAGAAGATCCCTTCATCATTCTGATAGATACAATAGAAGGGGTTTCGATTCTCCAACAAAAAGAGCTCAAGCCTTAGAAGAAGCTTATCAAAGCGATTTGATAAGTTCTATAAGAGATAATGGTTTCACTTACAATAAGGGAAGACTAAATATTAAGTTGGCTCAAGCCTTTGGTTTTTGTTGGGGAGTTGAAAGAGCTGTTGCAATGGCTTATGAGACTAGGAGACATTATCCTAATGAGAATATTTGGATAACAAATGAAATAATTCATAACCCTTCAGTTAATGATCATTTAAGAAAAATGAATGTGAAATTCATTGCAGCTAAAAATGGAATCAAAGATTTTTCGTTAGTTTCTAATGGGGATGTAGTTATATTGCCTGCTTTCGGAGCTACTGTTCAAGAAATGAAGCTCCTTCATGAGAAAGGATGTCATATCATAGATACAACTTGTCCCTGGGTTTCTAAGGTTTGGCATACTGTTGAGAAACATAAAAAACATGTTTTCACATCTATAATTCATGGAAAATTTAAGCATGAAGAGACTCTTGCTACTAGCTCATTTGCAGGGAAGTATTTAGTTGTACTTGATCTAGAAGAAGCAAATTATGTATCTGAATATATTCTGGGCAGAGGAAACAGAAATGAGTTCATGAATAAATTTGCTAAAGCTTGTTCTAATGGATTTGATCCTGATAAAGATTTAGATAGAGTCGGAGTCGCAAATCAGACAACTATGCTTAAGAGCGAGACCGAGGAAATTGGAAAGGTCTTTGAAAGAACGATGTTACAAAAATTCGGACCAGAAACTCTAAATAGTCATTTTTTGGCTTTTAATACAATTTGCGATGCAACTGAAGAAAGACAAGATGCAATGTTTTCCTTGGTGGATGAAGACCTTGATATTCTTGTCGTTATAGGAGGCTTTAATTCGTCAAATACTACTCATTTACAAGAAATAGCTATTACTAAGAATATTTCTTCTTTTCACATTGATACGCCAGAGAGGATATCAGTTGCAGAAAACTCCATATTTCATAAACCACTACGATCAGATTTAGAACTTAAAAAAAATTTTTTACCTAGTGGAAATATTAATGTTGGAATTACTTCAGGCGCATCTACTCCTGATAAAGTTGTTGCGGATGTTATTGAAAAGTTAATTGATATCGCGTCATAA
- a CDS encoding DoxX family protein — protein sequence MEDKTQTNQIQTASMNRTKAPQKVEVVVANSSSGSEVNILGEISIFILRIGFCALMIHHGLEKLQDPQGFAEFVVGKYFPFLPGDPVIWTFGAAITQLVCPVGLAIGIFARLSSLGLLSTMAFAVYFHILDTGLEGFPLAVVEGHNYAFELSFIYGAISLYFLCAGPGRLALFRKTNKITYYPKST from the coding sequence ATGGAAGACAAAACACAAACTAATCAGATTCAAACAGCCAGTATGAATAGAACTAAAGCCCCACAAAAAGTTGAAGTTGTAGTTGCCAATTCATCTTCAGGTTCAGAAGTAAATATCCTTGGAGAAATATCAATTTTTATTTTACGTATCGGTTTTTGTGCTTTGATGATTCATCATGGCTTAGAGAAACTTCAGGATCCTCAGGGCTTTGCAGAGTTTGTGGTTGGTAAGTACTTCCCATTTTTACCAGGTGATCCTGTTATTTGGACTTTTGGAGCAGCTATCACTCAATTAGTTTGCCCTGTAGGATTGGCTATAGGGATTTTTGCAAGGCTTTCTTCTCTTGGACTATTATCCACAATGGCCTTTGCGGTTTATTTTCATATCCTAGATACTGGATTAGAAGGTTTTCCTCTTGCAGTAGTTGAAGGGCACAATTATGCCTTCGAATTGTCCTTTATATATGGGGCTATTTCTCTCTATTTTTTATGCGCAGGTCCAGGCAGGCTTGCTCTATTTAGAAAGACTAACAAGATTACATATTATCCAAAATCAACATAA
- a CDS encoding Gfo/Idh/MocA family protein translates to MKRPTSSPVKVGVIGIGNMGWHHARVLSLLKDANLIGVADPNEQRGKLAIEQFQCEWFRDYNDLIPKVDAICIAVPTLLHQKVGLDCLKGGINVLIEKPIAANELEAKSLIEAANASKCLLQVGHIERFNPAFRELNKIVNNEEIVVLEARRHSPHADRANDVSVVMDLMIHDIDLVLELVNSKIQKLAAVGGRNSEGLIDYVNATLVFKNNIIASLTASKMSHKKIRSLSAHCQNGLVETDFLNHSLQIHRKSHESYTAEHGELVYRNDGYVEEVSTTSIEPLYAELEHFLKCVQGKETPEVDGEQASRALKIADFIECAVENSGDAISLENPF, encoded by the coding sequence ATGAAGCGACCAACCTCATCACCCGTAAAGGTTGGAGTCATAGGTATAGGGAACATGGGCTGGCATCATGCTCGAGTACTCAGTTTACTCAAAGATGCAAATCTAATTGGAGTCGCAGATCCAAATGAACAGAGAGGCAAATTAGCTATTGAGCAATTTCAATGTGAATGGTTCAGAGATTACAATGACTTAATTCCTAAAGTTGATGCTATCTGTATTGCTGTCCCAACACTACTTCATCAAAAAGTAGGACTAGATTGTCTTAAGGGAGGTATTAACGTTCTCATTGAAAAACCAATTGCAGCTAACGAGTTAGAAGCAAAATCTTTAATAGAGGCTGCTAATGCAAGTAAATGTCTATTACAAGTTGGGCATATTGAAAGATTTAATCCTGCTTTTAGAGAATTAAATAAAATAGTAAATAATGAAGAAATTGTTGTTTTAGAAGCAAGGAGGCACAGTCCTCATGCAGATAGAGCAAATGATGTATCTGTAGTAATGGATTTAATGATTCATGACATTGATCTTGTTTTAGAGCTTGTAAACTCAAAAATACAAAAATTAGCAGCTGTTGGAGGCAGAAATAGCGAAGGTCTAATAGACTATGTCAATGCAACTTTAGTTTTTAAAAATAATATTATTGCAAGCTTAACTGCCAGCAAAATGAGTCACAAAAAAATTAGAAGTTTAAGTGCTCACTGCCAAAATGGGCTTGTTGAAACTGATTTCTTAAATCACTCTTTACAAATCCATCGAAAGTCTCATGAATCATACACAGCAGAGCATGGCGAATTAGTGTATAGAAATGATGGATATGTCGAAGAAGTTAGCACAACTTCCATTGAGCCTCTTTATGCAGAATTGGAGCATTTTCTTAAATGCGTTCAAGGGAAAGAAACTCCTGAGGTAGATGGTGAGCAAGCCTCAAGAGCTTTAAAAATAGCTGATTTTATAGAGTGTGCTGTAGAAAATTCTGGAGATGCGATTTCGCTTGAAAATCCCTTCTAA
- a CDS encoding hemolysin family protein, which yields MKITLLLFLLFFPAFFAASELSFLLIRPSKVLRLIEEKKKGAFSILKIQKRFRSSLIASQFGVTISLIAIGWLSNNLANDYWKNNILSNRFYDLILFLFVVLVVTLVSGLIPKALVINNPESAALRLTTIFDAVRKGMNPIVRIIEFFASACLGLFNLNKKWDSLNSGLSAGELETLIETDNVTGLKPDEKNILEGVFALKDTQVKEVMIPRSEMVTLPKNITFSELMKQVDKTRHARFFVIGESLDDVLGVLDLRYLAKPISKGEMETDTLLEPFLLPVTKIIETCSLAEILPVVRDYNPFLLVVDEHGGTEGLITAADLNGEIVGEEMLNNRIYSDMRMLDNFSKKWSIAGKSEIIDINKKLGCSIPEGADYHTLAGFLLEKFQMVPKIGDVLDFNNIKFEVISMSGPKIDRVKIILSKS from the coding sequence ATGAAAATAACTCTACTTTTATTTCTTTTATTTTTCCCAGCTTTTTTCGCAGCGAGTGAACTTTCTTTTTTATTAATAAGGCCCAGTAAAGTTTTAAGGTTAATAGAAGAAAAAAAGAAAGGAGCATTTTCAATTTTAAAAATTCAAAAACGCTTTAGATCTTCCTTAATTGCTTCTCAATTTGGAGTAACAATTTCATTAATTGCAATTGGATGGCTTAGCAATAACCTGGCTAATGATTATTGGAAAAACAATATTTTGTCAAATAGATTTTATGATCTTATATTATTTTTATTTGTTGTTTTAGTTGTTACTCTTGTTTCTGGACTAATTCCTAAAGCCCTAGTAATTAACAATCCAGAATCTGCTGCATTAAGGTTAACCACAATATTCGATGCCGTTAGAAAAGGCATGAATCCGATAGTTAGGATAATAGAATTCTTTGCTAGCGCCTGTTTAGGCTTGTTCAATTTAAATAAAAAATGGGATTCTTTAAATTCGGGTTTATCCGCAGGAGAATTAGAAACTCTTATAGAAACAGATAATGTAACAGGTTTAAAACCAGATGAGAAGAATATTCTTGAAGGAGTTTTTGCTTTAAAAGATACACAGGTTAAAGAAGTAATGATTCCAAGATCTGAAATGGTAACTTTGCCAAAAAATATAACCTTTTCAGAACTTATGAAACAAGTAGATAAAACTCGCCATGCTCGCTTCTTTGTGATTGGTGAGTCTTTAGATGATGTATTAGGTGTATTAGATTTGCGTTATTTAGCTAAGCCAATATCAAAGGGTGAAATGGAAACCGATACATTATTGGAGCCCTTCCTTTTACCAGTGACAAAAATAATAGAAACATGTTCATTAGCAGAAATATTACCAGTAGTAAGAGACTACAATCCTTTTTTACTAGTAGTTGATGAACACGGGGGGACAGAGGGTCTTATAACTGCAGCTGATCTAAATGGAGAAATAGTTGGAGAGGAAATGCTTAACAATAGAATTTATTCAGATATGAGAATGTTAGATAATTTCTCTAAAAAATGGTCAATAGCTGGAAAATCAGAAATTATAGATATCAATAAAAAGCTAGGATGTTCTATTCCAGAAGGTGCAGACTACCATACCCTTGCTGGATTTCTGCTAGAAAAATTTCAAATGGTTCCAAAAATTGGAGACGTTTTAGATTTTAATAACATTAAATTTGAAGTTATTTCTATGTCTGGCCCAAAAATTGATCGTGTTAAAATAATTCTTTCCAAAAGCTAA
- a CDS encoding sensor histidine kinase has product MNLSKKFEQLIMKQLESFGCSMGVTHLVMYLASAKKGTKATFEMIGQWPQIDRLLISIEDDPSLKVSSPNRRWYPLQENDILVGVLRVETDLKGGNWPVSLDSRLKALSISLAKCVSIELERQNKNDEIHYLKNQVNVIIHQLRNPLAALRTYAKLLIKRLGSDDDSIEIVEQMIIEQKQINQYMDSFEQLNQPIQLPLEIGEERLLLPPNLDNKKVITVQSLLRPILERGKANAKLEYRDWIEPSLWPDWTLLPVKAKYIVIAEIVANLLENAFKYAQKDAEIGIGITSKGLYIFDDGKKISKNENEKIFQKGFRGSAAKKKDGTGVGLFLARKLAKQIGGDLNLLEKSSINDVEELKNLKKKNIFYLDLPIKELHT; this is encoded by the coding sequence ATGAATCTCTCTAAAAAATTTGAACAGCTAATCATGAAACAGCTAGAGAGTTTTGGTTGTTCGATGGGAGTGACTCATTTAGTTATGTATCTTGCCTCAGCTAAAAAAGGAACTAAAGCAACTTTTGAAATGATTGGTCAATGGCCACAAATTGATAGGCTTTTAATATCAATAGAAGATGATCCTTCTCTAAAAGTTTCTTCTCCCAATAGAAGATGGTACCCCCTTCAAGAAAACGATATTCTAGTTGGTGTTCTTAGAGTAGAGACTGATTTGAAAGGTGGGAATTGGCCAGTATCTCTTGATTCTAGATTAAAAGCGCTTTCAATATCTTTAGCTAAATGCGTTTCTATTGAATTAGAACGTCAAAATAAAAATGATGAAATCCATTATTTGAAAAATCAGGTTAATGTCATAATTCATCAATTAAGGAACCCATTAGCGGCTCTAAGAACATATGCAAAATTACTAATAAAAAGACTTGGTTCAGATGATGATTCTATTGAAATAGTCGAACAAATGATTATAGAGCAAAAACAAATTAATCAATATATGGACTCTTTTGAGCAATTAAATCAACCTATTCAACTTCCCCTTGAAATAGGAGAGGAAAGATTATTGTTGCCCCCAAATTTAGATAATAAGAAGGTAATAACTGTTCAGAGTTTATTGAGGCCAATTTTAGAAAGAGGTAAAGCTAATGCGAAATTAGAGTATAGAGATTGGATTGAACCTTCTCTTTGGCCAGATTGGACTTTATTACCAGTAAAGGCAAAATATATTGTAATCGCTGAGATTGTTGCCAATTTATTAGAAAATGCTTTTAAATACGCTCAAAAAGATGCTGAGATTGGAATTGGAATAACGAGTAAAGGTCTTTATATATTTGATGATGGCAAAAAAATATCAAAAAATGAAAATGAAAAGATTTTTCAAAAAGGTTTTAGAGGATCTGCTGCTAAGAAAAAGGATGGCACTGGGGTGGGGCTTTTTTTGGCGAGGAAATTAGCAAAACAAATTGGAGGAGACTTGAATTTGCTTGAAAAGTCCTCAATTAATGATGTTGAGGAATTAAAAAATCTTAAGAAAAAAAATATTTTCTATTTAGATCTTCCTATAAAAGAATTGCATACATGA
- the purH gene encoding bifunctional phosphoribosylaminoimidazolecarboxamide formyltransferase/IMP cyclohydrolase yields MSPLALVSVSDKKNIIPFCKELVEKFNYQILSSGGTAKHLIEAKIPVIKVADFTNSPEILGGRVKTLHPKIHGGILAKRNNEEHNKEIQANDLELIDLVVVNLYPFKKTVEMGSKWEDAIENIDIGGPSMIRSAAKNHKDVSVLVDPSQYQEFLEESKKGVLNEEYKAKLALEAFQHTADYDAAISNWISKERGLQSSKYIESYPLIKTLRYGENPHQKAFWYGLNNIGWNSAEQLQGKELSYNNLLDLESALSTVLEFGYEEKNDLTTNTFASVILKHNNPCGASLSNSASEAFLNALECDSVSAFGGIVAFNSNVDSETAIKLKDIFLECVVAPSFDEEALEILKIKKNLRILKLSKDILPKKNQTSTKSIMGGLLVQETDDSDDKTESWISVTTKNPSNQMNLDLNFAWKICKHVKSNAIVIAKDQKTIGIGAGQMNRVGAAKIALKAAEGLCSEAVLASDGFFPFADTVELANEYGIKAIIQPGGSLRDQESIDMCNAKGISMLFTQKRHFLH; encoded by the coding sequence ATGTCACCATTAGCCTTAGTAAGTGTCTCTGATAAAAAAAATATAATCCCATTTTGTAAAGAATTGGTAGAAAAATTTAATTATCAAATTCTATCAAGTGGAGGAACGGCCAAACATTTAATAGAAGCAAAAATTCCAGTTATTAAAGTTGCAGATTTTACTAATTCTCCAGAAATTCTTGGAGGAAGAGTTAAAACTTTACATCCAAAAATCCACGGAGGAATATTAGCTAAAAGAAATAATGAGGAACATAACAAAGAAATCCAAGCTAATGATCTTGAACTAATTGACTTGGTAGTTGTCAATTTATATCCTTTTAAGAAAACTGTTGAAATGGGATCTAAATGGGAAGATGCTATTGAAAATATTGATATTGGAGGGCCCTCAATGATTCGTTCAGCAGCTAAAAATCATAAAGACGTTTCAGTTTTAGTAGATCCTAGTCAATATCAAGAATTTCTTGAAGAAAGTAAAAAAGGGGTTTTAAATGAAGAATATAAAGCAAAATTAGCTTTGGAAGCTTTTCAACATACAGCTGACTATGACGCTGCAATATCTAATTGGATAAGTAAAGAGAGAGGTTTACAATCTTCCAAATATATTGAATCTTATCCACTAATAAAAACCTTAAGATATGGAGAAAATCCTCATCAAAAAGCGTTTTGGTATGGTTTAAATAATATTGGATGGAACTCAGCAGAACAATTACAAGGTAAAGAGTTAAGTTATAACAATCTATTAGATCTTGAGTCAGCGCTTTCGACAGTTTTAGAATTTGGCTATGAAGAAAAAAATGATCTTACAACAAACACTTTTGCTTCAGTCATTCTAAAACACAATAATCCTTGTGGTGCCTCTTTAAGTAATTCAGCATCTGAAGCATTTTTGAATGCTTTGGAATGCGACTCAGTTAGTGCATTTGGAGGAATAGTGGCTTTTAATTCAAATGTTGATAGTGAAACCGCAATTAAACTCAAAGATATTTTCTTAGAATGTGTCGTCGCTCCATCATTTGATGAAGAAGCTTTAGAAATTTTAAAAATCAAAAAGAATTTAAGAATTTTAAAGTTATCAAAAGATATACTTCCAAAAAAGAACCAAACTTCTACTAAATCAATAATGGGAGGATTACTCGTTCAAGAAACTGATGATAGTGATGATAAAACTGAAAGTTGGATTTCAGTAACTACAAAGAATCCTAGTAATCAAATGAACTTAGATCTAAATTTTGCATGGAAAATTTGTAAACATGTAAAATCAAATGCAATTGTTATTGCAAAAGACCAAAAAACTATTGGTATTGGAGCTGGACAAATGAATAGAGTTGGAGCCGCAAAAATCGCATTAAAAGCAGCTGAAGGTTTATGTTCTGAAGCTGTTTTGGCAAGCGATGGTTTTTTCCCATTTGCAGATACTGTAGAACTTGCAAATGAGTATGGAATTAAAGCTATTATCCAACCAGGAGGAAGTTTAAGAGACCAAGAAAGTATTGATATGTGTAATGCAAAAGGAATATCAATGCTATTTACGCAAAAAAGACATTTTTTGCATTAA
- the pyrE gene encoding orotate phosphoribosyltransferase, with translation MGNFSEKYDLNKAKLLKQLIEKSYKKGNFTLSSGKKSIHYLNCKPVSLNGEGLNLISDLFLELKDSRSKAVAGLTLGADPLVSGLIVKAASQGLYLNGLIIRKEIKKYGTKAGIEGPSLEEGTLVTVLEDVVTTAGSVIKAIKKLRENNYVVEEVVSIVDRQEGGFEALKDENVKLKSLFTIKDFL, from the coding sequence ATGGGCAATTTTTCGGAAAAGTATGATTTAAATAAAGCAAAATTGTTAAAACAGTTAATTGAAAAATCTTACAAGAAAGGAAACTTCACTTTATCTTCAGGAAAAAAAAGTATTCATTACTTGAACTGTAAACCGGTATCATTAAATGGCGAAGGCCTAAACTTAATAAGTGATTTATTTTTAGAGTTAAAGGACTCAAGGTCAAAAGCTGTAGCAGGATTGACATTAGGAGCAGATCCTCTTGTAAGTGGATTAATCGTCAAAGCAGCTTCGCAAGGCCTATATCTTAATGGTTTAATAATTAGGAAAGAAATTAAGAAATACGGTACCAAAGCTGGAATAGAGGGGCCTTCACTAGAAGAAGGAACCTTGGTAACTGTCTTAGAGGATGTGGTTACAACTGCTGGTTCAGTAATAAAAGCTATAAAAAAGTTACGAGAAAATAATTATGTTGTAGAGGAAGTTGTGTCTATAGTTGATAGGCAAGAAGGGGGATTTGAGGCTCTTAAGGATGAAAATGTTAAATTAAAGAGTCTTTTTACAATAAAAGACTTTTTATAA
- a CDS encoding DUF3155 domain-containing protein produces the protein MSKKRKRISRRRLAGQRVMAHVPIYHIETGKHKPVTAARRFIAENALSAPSVFNVRRNEHTTDRFFWGEKGLFSAQYAEENHFLFPSLKVVVEGIGEEKIFEGLELTADDWEEIEEYEYAFV, from the coding sequence ATGTCAAAAAAAAGAAAAAGAATCAGCAGAAGAAGATTGGCTGGTCAAAGAGTAATGGCACATGTACCTATCTATCATATCGAAACAGGCAAACATAAACCAGTTACAGCGGCAAGAAGATTTATAGCTGAAAATGCGTTATCTGCTCCTTCAGTTTTCAACGTTAGAAGAAATGAACATACTACTGATAGGTTTTTTTGGGGTGAAAAAGGCTTATTTAGCGCCCAATATGCTGAAGAGAATCACTTTCTATTCCCATCACTAAAAGTCGTAGTTGAGGGTATTGGCGAAGAAAAAATATTTGAAGGTCTGGAACTTACGGCAGATGATTGGGAAGAGATTGAAGAATATGAATATGCTTTCGTTTAA
- the tgt gene encoding tRNA guanosine(34) transglycosylase Tgt translates to MFEFEITSDCRNTEARTGIFHTSHGQVNTPRFMPVGTLATVKGISSKQLTSTGSEMILSNTFHLHLQPGEKIVKESGGIHKFMNWPKPILTDSGGYQVFSLAKLNNISDKGVEFKNPRDGSHVFLSPEKVMQIQMDLGSDVAMAFDHCPPHTSNENDIEDSLRRTHAWLQKCVEVHQKSNQALFGIVQGGKYARLREYSAKFTSSFDLPGIAVGGVSVGEAVEEIHSVINYVPKFLPINKPRYLMGIGSLREISLAVSKGFDMFDCVLPTRLGRHGTAFFNDERLNLRNARFKNDFSPIDKTCKCETCKSYSRAYLHHLIRNDEILGLTLISLHNIAHLIRFTNAISNAIKDNCFTIDFAPWKTSSIAHHTW, encoded by the coding sequence GTGTTTGAATTTGAAATTACATCGGATTGCAGGAATACAGAGGCAAGAACTGGAATATTTCATACCTCACATGGTCAGGTAAACACTCCTAGATTTATGCCTGTGGGAACTTTGGCAACGGTTAAAGGAATTTCATCTAAGCAGTTAACCTCCACAGGATCAGAAATGATTCTCTCAAATACCTTCCATCTTCATTTACAACCTGGAGAAAAAATAGTTAAAGAATCTGGTGGAATACATAAGTTCATGAATTGGCCTAAGCCTATTCTGACTGATTCAGGTGGATATCAAGTTTTTAGTTTGGCCAAATTGAATAATATTTCTGATAAAGGTGTGGAATTTAAAAATCCAAGAGATGGTAGTCATGTATTTTTATCACCTGAAAAAGTAATGCAGATTCAAATGGATCTTGGCTCTGATGTCGCGATGGCTTTTGATCATTGTCCTCCTCACACATCTAACGAAAATGATATTGAGGACTCTTTACGAAGAACTCATGCATGGTTACAAAAATGTGTTGAGGTTCATCAGAAATCAAATCAAGCATTATTCGGAATAGTTCAAGGTGGTAAGTATGCGAGATTAAGAGAATATAGCGCAAAATTTACAAGTTCTTTTGATCTGCCTGGAATAGCGGTAGGAGGTGTCAGTGTTGGAGAGGCAGTCGAAGAGATACATAGTGTAATTAATTACGTCCCGAAATTCTTACCAATAAATAAACCAAGATATTTAATGGGAATTGGCTCTTTAAGAGAGATTTCTTTAGCTGTTTCGAAAGGATTTGATATGTTTGACTGTGTTTTGCCTACAAGACTGGGAAGACATGGGACTGCATTTTTTAATGATGAAAGATTGAATTTAAGAAATGCTCGATTTAAAAATGATTTTTCTCCGATTGACAAAACTTGTAAATGCGAAACTTGTAAGTCCTATTCTCGTGCATATTTGCATCATCTAATTAGAAATGATGAAATATTAGGTCTTACCTTAATAAGTTTGCATAATATTGCTCATTTAATAAGATTTACCAATGCTATTTCTAATGCAATTAAAGATAATTGTTTTACAATTGATTTCGCTCCTTGGAAAACATCCTCTATTGCTCACCATACGTGGTAA